The nucleotide window CTGCTGTCTGTAGTGGTAGTCCGGTAACATCAGACAGGTGCTCCGTAACCTTGACGATATATTCGGGTTTCGCATTGAGGCCTGTACCTACCGCAGTTGCACCCATATTAATAGTAAGCAGGCGGCGATTGGCGAATTCAAGACGCTCGATATCCCGTCCGATTACGCGGGCATAAGCTCCGAATTCTTGTCCAAGGCGAATAGGCACGGCATCCTGAAGATGTGTACGGCCTACTTTAACCACATCGTTGAATTCCTCTTCTTTTTTACGGAACGCATCCTGTAGTCTTTTCATGGTAGCGAGTAACGTTTCGGATAGTCGATACGCCGCAATACGCAATGCTGTAGGCACCACGTCATTGGTGGATTGGGACATATTCACATGATTATTAGGATTGCAGTGGAAGTAATCTCCCTTACTTTGCAATAACAGTTCGAGTCCGCGATTGGCGAGAATTTCGTTCATATTCATATTCATGGAGGTGCCTGCACCGCCCTGAATGGAGTCCACAATAAAATGATCCAGATGATGGCCTTTCATCATTTCTTCAGCCGCCATGACGATGACATCGCCAATTTTGCTTGGTAGCATTTTCAGCTCCATATTCGTAACTGCCGCAGCCTTTTTCACCGCGGCCAGAGCTGTGATCAACTCCCGGTGTACCGGAACGCCGGTAATCGGGAAGTTCTCTACGGCCCGCACCGTCTGAATGCCGTAATAGGCATAAGCAGGTATTTCTTTTTCACCGATAAAATCTTTCTCCGTCCTTGTGGACATAGTAGACATTTCGTTCGCCTCCAGTGGCATCCAATAAATAGGTCAGCTCCGGCATTGCCGAAGCGCACTCAGTATATCATTTAAGCAAAATGGATGCCAAGCTAAATCATTTCGCCTAATTTGCCGATAATAATTTAAATTAAGGATTTATTTTACACGTAGTTCATCATTAAAGGGGGCTGAAAAGCTTGTCTTATTCATTATGCACTATATGGTAGAGAAGTCATGCATGAACCATAAGCAGGGAGTGGATAGAACGGTTTCAGTGATGTATGTCACATGATATTTAGTACATGATTGGTAAAATAGGAAAAAAGGACTACGGGGTGTAAACATGAAATGGACTTTAGGCGCAAAGACAGTCGCGGGTTTGGTACTGATCTCAATTATTACGTACGGAACTAGCGGCTTTTTTATATTTTTCCTCCAGGACTGGCTCTCATTTAACATGCCAAGCTGGTTGTATATCTCCATCATCCTTGTTATGGGGGTGTGTTGGAACGGGATTCTCGGATGGTTCGCCTCTCGCTGGCTAACTCGTCCAATTGTTCAGCTTTCTCGTGCGGCACAACAAGTTTCATCCGGGGATTTGACAACCGAGATTCCACAGCGACGTGCGCAGGATGAACTTACTGTATTATATGATGCTTTTCGCGTAATGGTTTCTAATCTCAGAAGTATTGTAAACGATATCGCAGACAGTACACGTACAACATCACAGAACGCCCAGTCGCTTAGTGAAGCGATTACGCAAGCTGCTGAGCAGATCGAGATGATGTCGGAAGCGGTGGATCATATTGCGGTGGGAGTAGAAGAACAGAAAGTTACTTCTCATCAGTCTCTGATTACTGCGGATGAGATGTTGAACGACTTCCAGCGTATGCATAGCCAGTCGATGGGCATGACAGAGATGTCTGGTCAGATGGAACGATCGGTGGATCATACGAAACAGACCTTCTCATCCCTGATGAAAGGAATGGACGAGCTGGCCGAGTCTCACAATCGTTCTCGTGACATTATGCTGTTGCTGGAGAAGGAAGCCTCCGATATCGAGGTAATTACCCAGTCTGTCAAAAATATTGCTGAGGAAACAGGACTGCTTGCCCTGAATGCTTCCATTGAGGCTGCACGAGCTGGCGAAGAAGGTTCTGGTTTTGCAGTCGTGGCGCAGCAGATCCGCAAGCTAGCAGACGAGAGTAAAGAATCGGTGCATCGTATTAATGAGTTGATTAGTCGTGTGCAGCAACGGATCAGGGAGACGGCACAACTGTCTCATGAGCAGCATGGACTGGTGGTTAATGAATCCGAACGGACGATCTCTGTGGATCAGACGTTGCATGAACTGACAGGTACGGTGGAAGTATTTATGAAGGGTGCACATGATATCGGTTCCAAAATTGCAGAACAGACAGGACGCGTGGAGCAAACACACGGTCATGTGAAGAAGATCCAGGGGAAAGCCGGATCGTTCTCGGATGAGGCGAGACGAATCATGGATGCCGCACACGAAGAGACAGCCATCATGGAGGAGATTTCCTCCTCGGCTGAAGAACTGAGACAATTAACGGATCGATTAATGGACAAAACCAAAGCATTCCGGATGCAGCCTTAAGCTGTGTTCGGAATTTTTTTTGCTTTTTAAGAATAATTTTGCCTTGGGAATTTGCTTATTCTGGTTAAAGCCGAACGTTCTTTCGTGAAAAGAGAAATATGTAAAGATTTTTTTTTGAAAGATTAACAAATTCGCAACTTGCAGGCGATAAATGAAGATATAATAGGATTATCACAACAGAAGAAGGAGCCCAGTATATTGAAAACTTGGACAGGTATCCTGCTGATGATTATTTTGGCGGTAGCTACGATTAGTACAACTTCAGCTGCCAGAACCATGAATGAATCGCAAAAACAGCTTAACATAGATGATCAATCCAGCCAGACCGAAGTGGTCGAGGCTTCCAATATAGATAAAATGCATGACGCAGCGAATACAATTCAAGAATCGATTCCTGTTAAAGAGCAGTACGTTTCAGTTGCATCGGAAAATGAGAATATCAGATTATACCCTATGAAAGTTGAGGGTTCAGGATATATATATAACGGAATGATTTTGGAAGTGGACGGCAAGACGCGAGAATTTAGTGATTGGCAAGGAGAAGGCGGGTCTTACAAGCCCGAAGTACACGAGCTGGATCTGAACGGAGACGGCCAGAAAGAGATTGTTGTTCTGTACACGGAAGGTCATGGAACAGGTATTTATTTGGGACAAGCACGTATTATTAATCCGGTAACGCTGGAAGAGATGAAGATGCAATCTCTCGATGAGATCGTGAAGCAGCATGTGCAGTCGAAAGTTACGGTTAGATCAGACCGTGTGGATGTTGATGTCACCGTTGATGGCCTACAAGCAGAGCCTTCACGGATCGAGGAAGACACAAGTGGTGGCGAATATAACAAAGAGTTGGGATTCGGTGGAGTGACGTATTACAGTGTGGAGGATGGTAAGCTTGTCGTATCAGCAGCAGGATCTTATGGTTTGGGTCTATACGCTGGTGATCTGACATTTGCTTATGCGTATCAAGATGGCGAATGGAAGGCCGCAGATCTGAAGTACAGCATGGAAATATATGAAGAAGAATATTATGAATCCTTTGATTGAGATTTAGTGAACAGTTGAACAGAATATCTCCTTTCTGCCTTTGCGGACAATGGGGAAAAGGACGAGGCTGAAAAAAACGTGACATACAGCCTCGTTTTGTGCTGCCCAGACATAGGAAATGTGTACTAAAAATGCAGGGAATAATTGACATGATCACTTTAGTCGTTTAAATGTATAAAGGACAACTCATTTAACGTTCAGGAGGGATTTTGATGAAGAAGAAGGTTGTACTGGGTTTGATGGTAGGCACATTAACGCTTGGAATCGGGACAGGTGCACTCGCAGCAACAGGGCTGGAACCAATTAAAGCTTATTTGAACAACAAGATTACGCTGAAAATGAATGGTGCTACGGTGACAGCCAAAGATGCAAATGGTAAAACAGTGTTGCCCATCACGTACAATGGGACGACTTATTTACCTGTGCGTGCGGTGGGTTCATTACTTGGGACAGAGATCACTTATGACAGTGCAACCTCTTCGGTGTTGATTGGTGGGAATAATGGTTCCTCGCCATCTGAAACCGATAAACTGACGCTCAGTTCACTCGGAACATCTGTACTTGGGACATCCGCATGGCATACTAAAGATCCTGCGGAGACCACTTACAAAGGCAAGGATTATAAAGATGTATATCTGCATACGGATTCCGTGAAGCAAGGGGATGACTTCCAGATCATGACGGGTAAAACGTATTCTTCCCTGCATCTGGAACTGGCCGCTCTTCAAGGTAATCAGGAGGTACATGTAATTAACCAGGACAATACGGTTCTCAAAAAGCTGAGTATAGCACCGGGAAGCGGCTTGGTAAGTCTGGACGTGGATGTATCAGGCACGGAGGCTATCTTTGTTGAGATTGTCACAGAAGATCCGGGCTCATCGCTGTTTGTGCCGCTTACAACATCGTATTTGGTTAAATAAAATAGACGTAAAAAAACGATTATCAACGATGATGTTGCTGGATCAAGTCCATCACACACATTGTGATAATCGTTTTTATGTTTATTCAGTTTAAACCACGTTGGTCATGTGAAATTAACGGATGACGGTGTCTAGCGGTTTAAGATTAGCTTCAATCTCGGCACGGCGACCTTCGAGGAATGGCGGCAAGGCAAGTGATTCTCCCAGATGTGCCAATTCTTCGTCTGTATCAAATCCCGGACCATCGGTTGCCAGCTCGAACAGAATACCGTTCGCTTCACGGAAATACAGGGAGCGGAAGTAGAAGCGGTCTACAAAACCGGAGCTTGGGAATTGGAAGTTATGAACGCGTTCCACCCATTGTCTGAGTTCTTCCTCATTGTCCACACGGAACGCAACATGGTGCACGCTGCCACGTCCAGGGCGTTCTTGTGCAAGATCGTTACGTTCTTCAAGATGCACCTCGGAGCCGCTGCCCCCTTCGCCTGACTCAAAGACCAGTACATCAGGTTGACCTGGAGTAAAGGCAGGGTAACTTCCTTTTGCTCTGAAACCAAGCAGTTCGGTGAGAACCGGAGCAGTGAGGGAGGCGTCTTGTACCGTGAGATGGATAGGGCCAAGACCTACAATGCCATACTCGGCAGGCACAGGGCTCTGATCCCATGGTTTACCACCAGCGACACCTGTATTGTTTTCATCCGAAACCAGAATCAAACGTTGTCCTTCAAAGTCCGTGAATGAGAGCGTGGCACGACCACCGCGTTCAACAATCTCTCCATGAACAACTTCGAATTCGTCAAAACGTTGCTGCCAGTAGGTAAGTGCAGCATCATTTGGCACACGCAGTGACGTTGCTGAGATGCTGTTCACGCCTTCACGAGTCTGTCCTGCCATCGGAATTTCGAAGAAGGTAAGCTCGGTACCTGGATTACCTTTCTCATCGCCATAGAAGAGATGGTAGACGGACACATCGTCCTGGTTGACTGTTTTCTTGATCAAGCGCAGACCCATGATGTTGGTATAGAAACGATAGTTCTGATCGGCATGTGCTGTTAGGGCAGATACGTGGTGAAGTCCTTTGATTTGCATAATAATTCCTCCTAGTTAGGTTTTGAGTACGGTATATTTTATTTCGGTTAAGAAAGTTACTAACTTTTAGTTTGTTTTGGTTCTGAAATTATCTTAACATAAAGATATTTAAATTACAATGCTTATTTAGAATTCCAACTGGACAGCTCTTTCATTCAATGGCAAAATGAAAAAGTTAACATTAAAGAAAGATAATGTTGGTGAGATGATCGCAAAGGAGAGAAGAGATGTATGGCGTATCCACCATGGCTGGACCCTTATGATGCAGAGCCGTTTATTCTGTTCTCCACTTCACATATCGTTTCCATTAGCTTAATTACAGCATTGATCCTCCTGATGTTTTTGCTTCGACACCATCTTCGGTCATGGTCAGAGAGGACACGCCGCACACTGCGGATTGTTCTAGCCTGTATCATGTTCGCTTGTGAAATTGTGCTGCAACTCTGGTATATGTATGGAGGGATATGGAGCCTGCAGACGTCTTTGCCACTCGAACTATGCAGTTTGTCTTTGTTATTATCGGGGGTATTATTACTCACACGCAGTCGTTGGTTACATTCTGCACTGTTATTCGCAGGCATCGCAGGAGCCCTTATGGCTATTCTGACGCCAAATCTGGGTTATGGTTACGCGCACTTTCGATTCATTCAATTTTTCGTCGCTCATGCCTGTATCATTTTGGCTTTACTCTACATGACGTGGGTGGAACAACTGCGACCTAGCTGGAGATCTGTGGCGGGTTCGATGATCTTTGTTAATGTAGCGGCACTCATTGTATACGTTGTGGATGTCTTGCTTGATGCGAATTACATGTTCTTGAGATACAAGCCGAGTACACCCTCGGTGTTGGATATGCTAGGTCCTTATCCCGTGTATATCCTTGGGGAAGAGATACTGGCGCTGGTCTTGTTCTCGCTGATGTACATTGTGCTTTTCGCCATCCCAGACCGTTTGAATCATCGTGTGAAAAAAGGTAAAAGCTCCTCGGTATAGTGGTGATCCTTGTAGTTGCGACTGTGTCGTATCATTATTCTTTATAAATAAAACATCCCGCAGTAATCTGAACGGATCAGATCGCTAGCGGGATGTTTGGGCGTTGTCCCTGAATGGGGGCCAACGCTTATTTATATTTTTATCCACGGAGCAGAGATTCCGCACCATCCACGTAGATTCGTGTACCCGTAACATGAGAGGCTTCATCGGAAGCGAGGAACAGAACGAGGTTCGCAACTTGCTTGGACGTTCCGGGTTCACCCTTAAGCGGATGTTCATGACCTTCAGGGAATTCAACGGGAATCTGTACTTCTTTCAGATCATCTGACGGATAGGTATTATCATCAATGTTGGTATCGATGGCACCTGGGCAGACGGCGTTTACACGGATCTTATAACGAGCCAGCTCCAGTGCAGCCATCTTGGTAAACGCAGTTTGTCCCGCTTTGCTGGAAGCGTATGCAGAGAACCCGATACCTGAGAAGACCCGGTTACCATTGATGGAACTGGTAATAATGATACTGCCGCCATGTTCTTTCAGATGGGGGATGGCATATTTGACGGTTGCGAAGGTTCCGCGCATATTGATCTCCATCGTCTGGTCCCAGTCCTCGATTTCCATCGTTTCAATCGGGGCCATCGTTCCATTAATGCCAGCATTCGCAAATATGATATCCAGTTTACCTGCTTCAGTCGCAGCCTGATTGATCGCCTTCTGCACATTGTCCGGTTTAGAGATATCACATTCGATCACATACGCTTCTCCGCCAGCCTTTTCAATGGTCTGTTTCGTTTCCTCTGCATTTTCGGGTGTACGATCCAGCATGTACACTTTGGCTCCGTGCTCGGCGAAACGAATGGCGGTAGCCTGACCAATACCCGATCCACCTCCGGTTACAATCGCTACTTTGCCTTCCAAACGTTGTTCTGTCATCTCTGATCCCTCCATCGTATAGATTATCGTTGTACCTTCTACTTCTACATACCCGGCTCAAGACTGGTGAATCAATATGTGTCTATATCAAAAAAACAGGCCCGCAACGCGGCCCTGTTCTGGGAGCAGATCATCTTCATGATCTGTCTGCTGTCATATTATTTTGGCATGTGAATGGTGGGAAACTCTCATTCAGGTCATGCCCAATACTTACTTATGTTTCTTCCAGTCTATTGTGCTGTTATTGAGCAAATATTCGAAGTCGTTATCCCGGCGCTTTTGCTCCGCTTGGCGAGCTTCTTCTGCTTGCTGACGTTCCTGCTCTTTAACTGCTGCTTCGGCAGCTTTTGCCTCATCTGCCTGAGCTTTCAGCTTCTCTAACACATCACTGCTAAGTAGATCTTTCAGTGTTGTGGGTTTATCCTGTGCTACTGCTGCTTTGGGTGCAGGAGTGCGTTTTTTGGATTTTGCCATAGGAAAATCTCCTTTCCAAACATGAATCAGGTTCCATTTATCATACAGTAGTCATAGTATATCAGGTTCCCGGAATTCATTCCATGAATCTGCGGAACAAAAGCAGGAAAACGGGGTATGCGTGACGAATGAAAACGGGTATAAAATCATATAATAATACCGATACTGCGACTATTCCCTGAAGAAAGGAGTCGTTGTTCGTGGAAGTAAACCGTAGTTTACTGAAAGGGCTTGCATGGGGCGTTGCCTTTAGCTTCCCGTTATGGATTGCGATTATCGGCTGGTTACGTTTGATGGGATGGATGTATTGAGGATGATGCCAGAAGAGGTCCTTTTTTATAAAGTTAGTTATGTAACCGCTATCATTAAATTCAATAAATAAAGCTCTGCCTTGCGACATTCGCATAGGTCAGAGCTTTTATTTGTTTAGCAGTTCATTAACTCATTAATGAGATATAAAAATGAGGTTTCATCTGTTTGGCTAAGCAGCTGATTAAGGCACTTTTACCGGCTCTGGATACTCCAGACCATGGGTATCTACCGTAACTTTTTTCATGACTTGATCGGCAACCGGTTTGTCAGCTCCACCTATTTCTTGAGCTGCTATACCATCAACGACTTCCATACCTTCTGTTACCTTGCCAAAGGTGGCATATGCGTTATCCAGGTAATCCGCGTCAGCTAGCATAATGAAGAATTGGGAGCCAGCAGAATCCAAATCATTTGTACGCGCCATGGAGATAACCCCACGCGTATGATTCAGGTGGTTTTTGTGACCATTAGATGTAAATTCACCCTTAATCGTGTATCCAGGGCCTCCTGAACCGTTGCCATCTGGATCACCACCCTGAATCATAAAGCCGGGAATGACCCGGTGAAAGATCAGGCCGTCATAAAAGCCCTGGTTCGCTAGTGAAATAAAATTGTTCACCGTATTGGGGGCAATTTCCGGATATAGCTCGATGACGATTTTCTGTCCATCCGCCATTTCAATGGTAGCTACCGGATTAGGGCCCGTTGGTTCAACAGGAGCCGGTGTTTCCGTAGCGCCACTGGAAGGGCGTCCACAACCACTAATGACGATAAGCAGCATCGCGAGAACCAGCGAAACCACAGTGTTTTTTCTCCACCGTAAAGACATGAAAACGTTCCTCCTTGCATCTCTGCATTATATATTTTCTCCAAATCATATTTGGATATTTACCCAACTATCATACCGTTTTTATGGACAGGATGGCAATGCAATACGTGTGGTTGTGGTGAACAAGGGATGGTCTTCGTGGAATCATGGGTGTAAAATAAGGAAAATGCTTCCGCATCGGGGACGACGGGTCTGTTCCGTCCGCTCCAATACACGGCAGTCCCGACGTCAGTAACGGAAAGGGCGTGCGGGTATATGAACTTCTCGTGGAAGCGCAATCTGGTGATTTTATGGATTGGTGTATTTTTTTGCAGCACCGCGTATTCGATCTCTATTCCATTTCTACCCCTGTTTCTAAGTTCCGATCTGGGGGTTCGTGATCATCTGGAGTTATGGGCGGGACTGGCTTTCGGCATTACATTTCTTGCGAGTGCGCTCGTGTCACCGTTCTGGGGATCACTGGCTGACAAATACGGGCGCAAGCCCATGCTCATCCGGTCAGGATACAGTCTTGCCGTCTTATATTTAATCAATTATTTCGTGCAGGACCCCTATTCGCTGATTGTTGTTCGATTGTTCCAGGGCCTGCTTGCAGGGTTTGTTCCAGCGGCGATTGCTCTTGTGGGCACGAATACACCTGAAGAGAAGACGGGGTATGCACTGGGCATCATGTCTACTGCGGGAGCCACAGGTGGTATTATCGGACCGTTAATCGGTGGCGTGGTGAGCCATTATTATGGGAACCGGAATGCATTTTTGTTTTCGGCCATTGTAGTGCTGGTCTCTGCGATCATCGCAACCTTCTGGGTAAAAGAAGAGAACTTCAACCGGAACAAGGCGCGTTCCCACGTCATGGATGACATTCGTGAAGCGAGAGCGAATCGCTTGTTTATGACGGTGCTTGGCATGATGGGCATATGTACATTCTCCGTCATGATTCTGGAGCCACTATTGACGGTCTACGTGATGGAGATGGGTATACAGCCTGATCGCGCCTCACTCAGCTCAGGTATTATTTTCTCAGCGGTAGGAGTAGCAACAGTTATTATGGCACCGCGTTGGGGCAAGATTGGTTCAAGGATTGGATACGGTAAAGTGCTGATCATTGGACTGGTTGGTGGGGCTGTAGGCAATCTTCTACAGTTCTTTACAACAGGTTATATCGGATTTGGCGTATTGCGATTTGTATATGGTTTATTCTTTGCGGCTGTATTTCCGGCGATTAACGCCATGATTGTGCAGGCTACTGCATCTAGTTTTAGAGGCAGGGCCTTTAGTTTGAATCAGTCCGCTGCCCAGATCGGGACGATGGCGGGGCCAATCATTGGTGGTGTTCTCGGCGGCTGGCTGCCGATTCGCTGGATTTTTATCATTAACGGAGTTGCGTTGTTAATCACTGCGATTGTGGCGAAGTGGTCGGGATTGGATCACAAACTGCCCGTGGCAAGTAAGGTTCCCGCTAAACGGTGAGCTGAAGTGCGAATAGAAAGTGAACTAAAAAAGAACGAAAAAGATGACGCTGTTGTTACAGACGTCATCTTTTTTAGGTCTATACGGATCTATATTGATTGGTTGTCCGAAGAGGGCTTACGGGAAGCCTTCTCTTTAGGAATGGCATGCTCAACCGCATCGCGTTGATCCTCATCCTCAAGTGCTTCGGGGAAGGAGTCCTCAGTGAAGAGTCCAAAGTCTGGATCAATATCCCGTTCGGTCACGAGATTATCCGGTTCATGCACATGCTTGTGGTGATCTTCCTTCATCGTGTATGCACCTCCTCGTTCAGGATGTCATCACAGCCGTTAGCGTCGCGGTGGAATGTCGTTCTCCGGCTTGGCATCCGCACCAGCACCATTGAGCAGATCGGTACCATGCAATGCATCCGGATCGGGTGCAGCAGGATCAACCGGACTGTTGGGTTGCAGAAGATCTGCATCCGGTACAGATTCCAGCGGTGTCTCAGCCAAACGTGAATCCAATTCCGGCTCGTCCACAGCGGTTGCGGCTACGGGTGCCAGATCCGAATCTTCCGTTACAATTCGTCTACCCGAAACTTCATCAAAGGTGTCCATATCGCCTTCTGGAACTTCCGTCTCTGGTGGAATATCGCGGGACCTTTGGTAACGGTCATAATAGCGGTCGCTCTCTTCGTTACTGATCGGTTTGTCAGACATGAGTAGCACTTCCTTTCATCTCGGTTTCTCAAAAGCTTCTTACCCCGTAGTTACCCAAAGCGCTAACGTTGTAATCTTGCACAGGTTATTATCCCCGGGTGTTTGCTACGATATGAATGCCTTAGAATTTGGGAAATACATACTTGACCAAGAAGTATAAGAATCCAAAAAAGATAATGATATACGCGGCATATTTAATAAATGTGGAAGCGACCATACTTGAATCTGATTTATGCTGAACATCCTTATGTTCCACCTCAACCGTACGATGTGGCTCATTCATTGGAATCATCTCCTTAGGGTGTGTGTTTGCTTTGAGAAACCATTACACCCGAAGCAACGGATTGAATCGCAGCTACCGTTTTTACAGCTTTTCCTCTTTTGGCTATGTTATGATGAAGTATGAATATGTAAGGGAGGGATTTCAAGTGGACTGGTTCACACTGGGCAATATGATCACACGCATCCGTATTGGGCAAAAGGCGTCCACACCCGGGTTCTCCCGTACCGTCATCCGTCGTCCGGATGGGTTGTTTTGGGTAGGCGGTATATGGTCCGGGCAAGTTGTCCAGCTAAGGGATTTCCTTTTTTCTGATATATGGACCATCTATGATGATGAAGAAACAGAGCAGTGGCTTGAATTCCGCAGTCAAGTTGAACAGAAGGAACGTGAAATGATAGAGAATCAGTTCGAAGATCTGCGTGATTGATTGAATGATTTTAACAATAAAATGGAAATAAAACTATAAATCGACTTAAATGTGAATTTCATTTTATCTCAAGAAGGTGACGTGACAAACGGTGGCGAATGATAGATGAGAGAATCTAAGATAGGGAAAATTAGAACTTTGAGGTGCTGTGAATGAAAAATGTGCCCAAAGCTATCGTCATCTTATGGATGAGTGTATTGATTATTCTAGGTATGCCGCATGGGATAGTCTTTGCAACTACAGGAGAGGTTCAACAGCCTGTATCCATTGCAGGATGGGAAGTAAAATGGGGGAACGTTGACGATCAGGGGTTCATCAGTGAAGTTAAGGGAGCAGACGAGATATGGGAAAAGCAGGGTGTCGATAAGTTAGAGTATAGCAGTACAGATCGATCGAGCTCCTTATGGACTCGCCTGACCATCCCTGTATTGACTGAGGAAAGTTCAGCCATTCGATTCGAGAACATTAAAGGCAATCATATTGTGATCTATCTGGAGGACCGCAAGGTCTACGAGAACTACCATTACAATTATGATAATAATGCTGTGTTGCTGCCCTTATCCAATGAGAATTCAGGTGACACGCTCTATGTATGGTCGCAAAATGAGAAAGGCCGTTTGGGCATACAAGGTACCGTTCAAGTTGGACCGTATGCCGCTTTACAGGAGAAATATATCCATAACGGGCTTATTGATGTCATCTTGGGCGCGACTTTTGTCTTCACAGCGATTACGATGCTGAGTTGTACGTTCTTTCTGGGCAAATTCCACAAGGGGTTGTGGATCTCGCTATGCATCGTGATGGGCTCCATCGGCACGATGATCATCACGTACTCGCAATTTTTATATACGTTCTACCAGGTATATGGTGACCTGTATTCGGTAGTCTTTGATCTGGCGATGCTATTGGGTATGCCAGCGCTCTGTTATTTCTTTGAACAGATTATCGGGCCAGGTCTGCATGGAATCTTCACCAAACTACGAAAAATA belongs to Paenibacillus sp. FSL H8-0079 and includes:
- a CDS encoding aspartate ammonia-lyase, with amino-acid sequence MSTMSTRTEKDFIGEKEIPAYAYYGIQTVRAVENFPITGVPVHRELITALAAVKKAAAVTNMELKMLPSKIGDVIVMAAEEMMKGHHLDHFIVDSIQGGAGTSMNMNMNEILANRGLELLLQSKGDYFHCNPNNHVNMSQSTNDVVPTALRIAAYRLSETLLATMKRLQDAFRKKEEEFNDVVKVGRTHLQDAVPIRLGQEFGAYARVIGRDIERLEFANRRLLTINMGATAVGTGLNAKPEYIVKVTEHLSDVTGLPLQTAEDLVDATQNTDAYLELSAALKVCAVSLSKICNDIRMMASGPRAGFNELRLPPRQPGSSIMPGKVNPVMAEVINQVSFQVMGNDHTICMACEAGQFELNVMGPVIAFNLLQSLKIMNNGIDVFTRYAVEEMEANRERCELIMKQSFSVVTALNPHLGYNVAASIVKEALKTGLTLQEIILERGLLTPEELEEILHPEQMTTPGIAGEHFLRNMERM
- a CDS encoding methyl-accepting chemotaxis protein — translated: MKWTLGAKTVAGLVLISIITYGTSGFFIFFLQDWLSFNMPSWLYISIILVMGVCWNGILGWFASRWLTRPIVQLSRAAQQVSSGDLTTEIPQRRAQDELTVLYDAFRVMVSNLRSIVNDIADSTRTTSQNAQSLSEAITQAAEQIEMMSEAVDHIAVGVEEQKVTSHQSLITADEMLNDFQRMHSQSMGMTEMSGQMERSVDHTKQTFSSLMKGMDELAESHNRSRDIMLLLEKEASDIEVITQSVKNIAEETGLLALNASIEAARAGEEGSGFAVVAQQIRKLADESKESVHRINELISRVQQRIRETAQLSHEQHGLVVNESERTISVDQTLHELTGTVEVFMKGAHDIGSKIAEQTGRVEQTHGHVKKIQGKAGSFSDEARRIMDAAHEETAIMEEISSSAEELRQLTDRLMDKTKAFRMQP
- a CDS encoding ring-cleaving dioxygenase, which encodes MQIKGLHHVSALTAHADQNYRFYTNIMGLRLIKKTVNQDDVSVYHLFYGDEKGNPGTELTFFEIPMAGQTREGVNSISATSLRVPNDAALTYWQQRFDEFEVVHGEIVERGGRATLSFTDFEGQRLILVSDENNTGVAGGKPWDQSPVPAEYGIVGLGPIHLTVQDASLTAPVLTELLGFRAKGSYPAFTPGQPDVLVFESGEGGSGSEVHLEERNDLAQERPGRGSVHHVAFRVDNEEELRQWVERVHNFQFPSSGFVDRFYFRSLYFREANGILFELATDGPGFDTDEELAHLGESLALPPFLEGRRAEIEANLKPLDTVIR
- a CDS encoding TIGR02206 family membrane protein — encoded protein: MAYPPWLDPYDAEPFILFSTSHIVSISLITALILLMFLLRHHLRSWSERTRRTLRIVLACIMFACEIVLQLWYMYGGIWSLQTSLPLELCSLSLLLSGVLLLTRSRWLHSALLFAGIAGALMAILTPNLGYGYAHFRFIQFFVAHACIILALLYMTWVEQLRPSWRSVAGSMIFVNVAALIVYVVDVLLDANYMFLRYKPSTPSVLDMLGPYPVYILGEEILALVLFSLMYIVLFAIPDRLNHRVKKGKSSSV
- a CDS encoding SDR family NAD(P)-dependent oxidoreductase, whose translation is MTEQRLEGKVAIVTGGGSGIGQATAIRFAEHGAKVYMLDRTPENAEETKQTIEKAGGEAYVIECDISKPDNVQKAINQAATEAGKLDIIFANAGINGTMAPIETMEIEDWDQTMEINMRGTFATVKYAIPHLKEHGGSIIITSSINGNRVFSGIGFSAYASSKAGQTAFTKMAALELARYKIRVNAVCPGAIDTNIDDNTYPSDDLKEVQIPVEFPEGHEHPLKGEPGTSKQVANLVLFLASDEASHVTGTRIYVDGAESLLRG
- a CDS encoding YqkE family protein translates to MAKSKKRTPAPKAAVAQDKPTTLKDLLSSDVLEKLKAQADEAKAAEAAVKEQERQQAEEARQAEQKRRDNDFEYLLNNSTIDWKKHK
- a CDS encoding peptidylprolyl isomerase; the encoded protein is MSLRWRKNTVVSLVLAMLLIVISGCGRPSSGATETPAPVEPTGPNPVATIEMADGQKIVIELYPEIAPNTVNNFISLANQGFYDGLIFHRVIPGFMIQGGDPDGNGSGGPGYTIKGEFTSNGHKNHLNHTRGVISMARTNDLDSAGSQFFIMLADADYLDNAYATFGKVTEGMEVVDGIAAQEIGGADKPVADQVMKKVTVDTHGLEYPEPVKVP
- a CDS encoding MFS transporter, with the protein product MNFSWKRNLVILWIGVFFCSTAYSISIPFLPLFLSSDLGVRDHLELWAGLAFGITFLASALVSPFWGSLADKYGRKPMLIRSGYSLAVLYLINYFVQDPYSLIVVRLFQGLLAGFVPAAIALVGTNTPEEKTGYALGIMSTAGATGGIIGPLIGGVVSHYYGNRNAFLFSAIVVLVSAIIATFWVKEENFNRNKARSHVMDDIREARANRLFMTVLGMMGICTFSVMILEPLLTVYVMEMGIQPDRASLSSGIIFSAVGVATVIMAPRWGKIGSRIGYGKVLIIGLVGGAVGNLLQFFTTGYIGFGVLRFVYGLFFAAVFPAINAMIVQATASSFRGRAFSLNQSAAQIGTMAGPIIGGVLGGWLPIRWIFIINGVALLITAIVAKWSGLDHKLPVASKVPAKR